CGTGGAGGGGGCGAAGGTAGAACGCGACGGGCGGGGAGTCTCGCACCGGCTGCCTGTGGCGGAAGGGATTTCCAGGGACGGACGCAGCGCCTCCCCGCTCGGGGGCCACCGGTACTGTTCGGCTCCGGGGCCGAAGATCTTTACCGCGGGTCAGGTGCTCAACCCCCCGGTGCCCCGAGCCGATCTGACACCCAGGGACTCCCGGGGACGGAGGCCGCCGGCTGCGGCGGGGGCCGGGAGGTCCCGGCGGGACGACTCCAGGGAAGGAGAGGCGCCATGATCCAAAACTACCGCCAGATCCGAGACCGTTACTCCGATGCAGTGTGCGCCGTGACGAACCCCCAGATGTTCCGGGACATCCAGGTGCTGCTCCGGTACATCGACGAGCTCCACCACCTCCTCGCCGGACAGGCAGCCGCCCACCTGGTGGGGGAAGCCTTTGCCGCGTTTGCCCAGGACGGGGACCGACAGGGTCGCACGCACTGAGCTGCCGCACCAGGGAATCGCGGCGCCCGGAAGAAATCTCTCCCTCGCCCCCGCCATTTCCCCGTGCTAGCCTTGGGCCCCTGGCGGGGCGCCGAGCTCCCCGTCCCCGTTGCGGAGGCCGATGCCGTGGGGTCCCCCGAAGAGATGGTTGCGATCGTCGACGCCGAGAACCGGGTGGTGGGGTCGGCGCCGCGCCGGGAGATGCGCGCCCGCAACCTGCCCCACCGGGCCGCGTACGTGCTCGTCTTCAACGGCCGCGGCGAGCTCTTCGTGCAGCGGCGCACGGCGGCGAAGGACGTGTACCCCGCCCACTGGGACACGGCGGCGGGGGGCGTGGTGTTGGCCGGGGAGAGCTACGACGAGGCCGCGGCCCGGGAGTTGGAGGAGGAACTGGGCGTTCGCGGTGTGCCCCTCGCGGCGCATTTCGACTTCTACCACGAGGACAGGGGCAACCGGGTCTGGGGCCGGGTCTACTCGTGCGTAGCCGACGGTCCTTTCTCCCTCCAGCCCGAGGAGGTGGAGAGCGGCCGTTTCCTCGCCCCCGGCGACGTGCCGGCCTTGGCTGCCCGCGAGCCCTTCACTCCCGACGGCCTCCGGGTGTTGCGGCGCTACCTGGAGCTCGCGCCTCCGGTCACGTGACTTCTCGTCTTCCGAGACGGCAGCCGTCCATGTTCGATTCCCACGTCCACTTCGATGCCGAGCCGTTCTTCGCCGACCTGGGGGAGGTGGCAGCCCGCACCCGGGCCGCGGGAGTGACCGGTGCGGTGAACCCGGCCATCGACCTGGCGTCGAGCGCGCGGACGAAGGCGATCCACGAGGCCCAGCCGTGGATCCTCCCGGCGGCCGGCTTCCACCCCCTGTACCTCGACCCGTGGGAGGAGCCGCCGGAGGCGGAGCTCGACGCCCTGCTGCGGGCCGGCGCCTACGTCGCCATCGGCGAGGCGGGCCTGGACTTCTGGCACGGCCGGGACGACGAGGCGCGGCAGCGAGCGTTTCTCGAAGCCCAGGGCCGGCTGGCCCGACGCTACGGGCTCCCGGTCCTCCTCCACGTGCGCAAGGGGTTCTACGAGGCCCTTGCGGTGCTCCGGCAGGCGGGATTCACTGGCCCCGGGGTCTGCCACGCGTTCTCGGGAACCCGCGACATGGCCCGGCTGGCCCTGGACCGGGGCTTCCACCTCTCGGCCTGCGCGACGATCACCTACCCGGAGCGGTCGCGCCTGCGGGAGGTGTTCCGCTGGGCACCCCGGGACCGGATCCTGGTGGAGACCGACGCCCCCGACATCCCACCGCTTGCCCGCAGGGGCCAGGTCCACCGGCCCTGGGACCTGCCCCTCACCGTAGCGGCCCTGGCGGAGGCCATGGGGGTAACACCCGGGGAGGCCGCGGAGGTTACGGAGGAAAACGCCCGGAGGCTCTTCGGGGGTGAGCGGAAGCTTGAACCACCAAGGCACGAAGACACCAAGAATGCGCGCCCCGCCTGCTTGTGACCCCCTTCGCGGCTTGGTGTCTCGGTGGCCAGACCCATGAGGCAGGAGCCATGAGCGAGATGCACGACCGCACCCGGCTCCTGGTGGGAAGCGAGGGGCTCGAGCGCTTGGCGGCGAGCCGGGTTGCGGTGTTCGGGCTCGGCGGGGTGGGGAGCGCTGCCGCCGAGCAGCTCTGCCGGGCGGGGGTCGGGCACCTCCTCCTGGTGGATTTCGACGTGGTGCGCCCGAG
Above is a genomic segment from Thermodesulfobacteriota bacterium containing:
- the yfcD gene encoding NUDIX hydrolase YfcD, with the translated sequence MVAIVDAENRVVGSAPRREMRARNLPHRAAYVLVFNGRGELFVQRRTAAKDVYPAHWDTAAGGVVLAGESYDEAAARELEEELGVRGVPLAAHFDFYHEDRGNRVWGRVYSCVADGPFSLQPEEVESGRFLAPGDVPALAAREPFTPDGLRVLRRYLELAPPVT
- a CDS encoding TatD family hydrolase → MFDSHVHFDAEPFFADLGEVAARTRAAGVTGAVNPAIDLASSARTKAIHEAQPWILPAAGFHPLYLDPWEEPPEAELDALLRAGAYVAIGEAGLDFWHGRDDEARQRAFLEAQGRLARRYGLPVLLHVRKGFYEALAVLRQAGFTGPGVCHAFSGTRDMARLALDRGFHLSACATITYPERSRLREVFRWAPRDRILVETDAPDIPPLARRGQVHRPWDLPLTVAALAEAMGVTPGEAAEVTEENARRLFGGERKLEPPRHEDTKNARPACL